TTTCCCCAAGGCTTCATCTAGCATATATTCTAATAATGCCAGAACATCAAAATAAACTTTCACGCCTACACCTACGCCATCATCCCCTTCCAAATCAAAAGAAAACATCGCTCCTTTTAAAGCTTTGGGACCATGTGTCCAAATTCCTAAAAACACACCAACTTCTGCACCTTCTTCTGCACCAAAAGAAATACCAGTTTGAGAGGAGATTCTGACATCATCATCACCAGAAAATTTATAGCCTAAACTTACAATTTGGCTTTCTCCAATGATGCCACTGACTTCCTCAGTTATCCCAACACTTACCGAATCAAATTCATCAATCACATCTTTGATCAATTTACCAATTGGTTTTAAATAGGTGTCTTTGAGATATTTGTAATCATCCGAACTTTGGCTTTCTGCTTCATCAATCAAAGTATGTAAGGAAGACTTAATTTTATCAAGATCATTTCCCAACGTTGTTAAATCGCTTTTCACAGTAGATGCAATGGCCTCAATTTTCAGGGCATCCTTATTACTATCGAAATAAGACTTTGCCTTGGAAAACAAATCTGCTTCAGATTTTTCTGCTTCAGCAAGAATCTTTTTAACTTCTTCTTCAAAGGATTCCCAATCTTTTTCTAGATCCTTAAGGACTGATTTCATGTCCTTTTTTAATTCATCCTCGACACTTTCAAAATCTTTCTTTACAGTGTCAGCTACATTTTTTAAATCATCTAAAAAACTCATAATAAAAATTGTTTAGGTTAATAAAAATTTATCAACCTAAGTTAAAACAATATTTCAACTATTTGATTTTCAGTTCTTTAAACTAATTTTTAATTAAAACATTAGAATAAAAATTGACTTAAAAATGAAACTATACCTAGATAAAAAATAATTAAAACTACCTAATTACTAATTAATAGAAATAAAAAAAAGTCTGATAATTTATACCAGACTTCACATATTCTTAAGGCTAGTTACCTGCTTCCATATAAATCAGAGTAATAATCCTGATAAGCTCCAGAAGTTACATGATCTAACCATTCTTGATTATTCAAATACCAATCAATGGTAAGCTCAATCCCTTCTTCAAATTGAAGACTTGGCTCCCAGCCTAACTCATCTTTAATTTTACTGGCATCGATAGCATATCTCATATCATGCCCTGCTCGATCTGTCACAAAGGTGATCAACTTCTCAGAAGTACCTTTTTCTCTCCCCAGCTTTTCATCCATCTTTTGGCACAATAACCGCACGATATCAATGTTCTTCCATTCATTAAAGCCTCCAATATTATAAGTGTCTCCTGCTTTTCCTGAATGAAAGACCGTATCAATTGCTCTGGCATGATCTTTCACAAATAACCAATCCCTAATATTTTCTCCTTTCCCATATACAGGAAGTGCTTTATTGTTTTTGATATTGTGAATACATAATGGAATCAATTTCTCAGGAAAGTGATTGGGACCGTAATTATTCGAGCAATTTGAGATCACAGTTCGCATTTTATATGTATTGGCATAAGCCCTTACAAAATGATCCGAGGAAGCTTTTGATGCTGAGTATGGAGACTGAGGATCATAAGATGTAGACTCCAAAAAGAAACCTCCATCTTCTAGAGAGCCATAAACCTCATCAGTAGAGACATGATAAAATAAATGCTTATCTAGTTCTTTACCCCAGGCTTTTTTAGCTGAGTTTAGCAAATTTACGGTTCCAAAAACATTCGTTTTTACAAAAGCTAAAGGATCCGAAATAGATCGATCTACATGTGATTCCGCTGCCAAATGTATCACATCTGTGATTCCATAATTAGAAAAAATCTCATCTAGAGTTTCGGCATCTTGAATGTCTGCCTTTAAGAAATGATAATTGCTAGCTCCTTCAATCTCTTTAAGATTCTCCAGATTACCGGCATAGGTAAGCGCATCCAGATTAAAAATCTGATAATCTGGATATTTTTCCACAAAAAGTTTCACCACATGGCTACCGATAAACCCGGCTCCACCTGTGATCAATATTGATTTTTTCATGTCTAACGGATTACTTTTTATAGTATTCTTGATACCATTCTGTAAAGGCTCGTACACCATCTTCTACGGAAGTTTCTGGCTTATAACCTGTATCTCTAATCAAATCGGATACTTCAGCATGGGAAGCTGGAACGTCTCCTGGTTGTAGAGGCAGTAGATTCATTTTCGCTTTTTTACCCAAACCCTTTTCTATTGCATGGATGTAATCCATCAATAATACTGGGGCAGAATTTCCAATATTATATACTTTATATGGAGCTACTCCACTTCCTGGATCAGGATTTTGTGGGTCAAAATCAGCATTTGGTTGTGCAGGTCTATCTGCTACGCGGATCACACCTTCTACAATATCATCTATATAAGTAAAGTCCCTTTTCATGTTTCCATAATTAAAAACCTGAATGGGCTCATCTTTCATAATTGCCTCAGTAAATAAAAACAAGGCCATATCAGGCCTACCCCAAGGACCATAAGCAGTGAAAAATCTGAGTCCTGTTGTGGGGATTTCAAACAAATGGCTATAGGTATGAGCCATTAATTCATTCGATTTCTTTGAAGCAGCATACAAGCTGATGGGATGATCAACCGAATCAGAAGTGGAAAATGGCATTTTCTCATTTGATCCATAAACCGAACTTGAGGATGCATAAACTAAATGTTTGACAGGATAGAAACGACAAGCCTCTAAAATGTTCAAGAAAGCAATAATATTACTCTGAATATATGCTTCTGGATGAGTAAGGGAATGTCTTACTCCCGCTTGAGCCGCTAGATGAATTACTACGTCAAACTTCTCGGTTTTAAACAACTCCAGTAATTCATCCTTTTCTGTCAAATCCTCCTTTACAAAGCGGTAGGAAGGATAAGATTGGGATTGAACCAATTTATTTAAACCTATATCTTCCCTGGCGATTCCCATAGTAGCCAGCCTAGCATATTTTAAGTCTATGTCGTAATAATCATTGATTACATCAAGTCCTACTACTTCATCTCCCCTTTCCAACAAAGATTTTGCAACGTGAAAACCAATAAATCCAGCTGTTCCGGTAACCAGAAATTTCATATGATATGGTATAAAATGTAATGAAGTCCTAAATATAAATTATTCTGCTGGACTGACCTCCTTTAAAAGCGTTTGGTATCTTTCAAAAATTTGCTGATGAACGAAAGTTCTATTGTAGTTTTTGGTGACTTCCTCAAATAGTGCCAAAGCCATTTGCGCCATCTTATCCCGTTTAACATAAGCAAACTCCATGGCTTCCTTTAAAACTGCAGCGTCTTTTACAGGGAAAATCAATCCTGTTTTTTGTTGAGTTATCAAATCCACATTCCCAATAATATCCGAACAA
Above is a window of Algoriphagus machipongonensis DNA encoding:
- the rfbB gene encoding dTDP-glucose 4,6-dehydratase is translated as MKKSILITGGAGFIGSHVVKLFVEKYPDYQIFNLDALTYAGNLENLKEIEGASNYHFLKADIQDAETLDEIFSNYGITDVIHLAAESHVDRSISDPLAFVKTNVFGTVNLLNSAKKAWGKELDKHLFYHVSTDEVYGSLEDGGFFLESTSYDPQSPYSASKASSDHFVRAYANTYKMRTVISNCSNNYGPNHFPEKLIPLCIHNIKNNKALPVYGKGENIRDWLFVKDHARAIDTVFHSGKAGDTYNIGGFNEWKNIDIVRLLCQKMDEKLGREKGTSEKLITFVTDRAGHDMRYAIDASKIKDELGWEPSLQFEEGIELTIDWYLNNQEWLDHVTSGAYQDYYSDLYGSR
- a CDS encoding NAD-dependent epimerase, yielding MKFLVTGTAGFIGFHVAKSLLERGDEVVGLDVINDYYDIDLKYARLATMGIAREDIGLNKLVQSQSYPSYRFVKEDLTEKDELLELFKTEKFDVVIHLAAQAGVRHSLTHPEAYIQSNIIAFLNILEACRFYPVKHLVYASSSSVYGSNEKMPFSTSDSVDHPISLYAASKKSNELMAHTYSHLFEIPTTGLRFFTAYGPWGRPDMALFLFTEAIMKDEPIQVFNYGNMKRDFTYIDDIVEGVIRVADRPAQPNADFDPQNPDPGSGVAPYKVYNIGNSAPVLLMDYIHAIEKGLGKKAKMNLLPLQPGDVPASHAEVSDLIRDTGYKPETSVEDGVRAFTEWYQEYYKK